The following coding sequences lie in one Glycine max cultivar Williams 82 chromosome 19, Glycine_max_v4.0, whole genome shotgun sequence genomic window:
- the LOC100798148 gene encoding 7-deoxyloganetin glucosyltransferase produces the protein MSNSTERKPHALLTPYPLQGHINPLFRLAKLLHLRGFHITFVHTEYNIKRLLNSRGPKALDGLQDFHFETIPDSLPPTYGDGDVTEDAVSLAKSVREKMLVPFRDLLARLQDSSTAGLVPPVTCLVSDCSMLFTIQAAEELSLPIALFSPVSACALMSILHYRSLFDKGLIPLKDKSYLTNGYLDTKVDWIPGMKNFKLKDLPTFIRTTDPNDFLLKFLIEEGDNMQRSSAIILNTFAELESDVLNALTSMFPSLYPIGPLPSFLNQSPQNHLASLGSNLWKEDTEYLEWLKSKEPKSVVYVNFGSITVMSPEQLLEFAWGLANSKRPFLWIIRPDLVVGGSMILSSEFVNETLDRGLIASWCPQEEVLNHPSIGGFLTHCGWNSTIEGICAGVPMLCWPLFADQPTNCRHICKEWGIGIEINTNAKREEVEKQVNELMEGEKGKKMRQKVMELKKKAEEGTKLGGLSHINLDKVIWEVLLKKN, from the exons ATGAGTAACTCTACAGAGAGAAAGCCACATGCACTGTTGACACCATATCCACTTCAAGGCCATATCAACCCATTGTTCAGATTAGCAAAGCTGCTTCATCTGAGAGGCTTTCACATAACCTTTGTCCACACTGAATACAACATTAAACGCTTGCTCAACTCAAGGGGTCCTAAAGCCCTTGATGGCCTTCAAGACTTTCATTTTGAGACCATACCAGATAGTCTTCCCCCCACATATGGTGATGGTGATGTCACTGAAGACGCAGTGTCTCTTGCTAAATCAGTGAGAGAGAAGATGCTCGTACCCTTTCGCGATCTTCTTGCTCGTCTTCAGGATTCTTCCACTGCTGGCCTTGTACCTCCAGTTACTTGCTTGGTTTCTGATTGTTCCATGCTTTTTACTATACAAGCTGCTGAAGAACTTTCACTTCCTATTGCTCTATTTTCACCGGTCAGTGCTTGTGCCTTAATGTCTATTTTGCACTACCGTTCTCTTTTTGATAAGGGTCTCATACCACTCAAAG ATAAGAGTTATTTGACAAATGGGTATTTGGACACAAAAGTGGACTGGATACCAGGAATGAAAAACTTTAAACTGAAGGACCTGCCTACCTTTATAAGGACCACAGATCCAAATGACTTCTTGTTAAAATTTCTCattgaagaaggagataatatGCAAAGAAGTTCtgctattattttaaatacttttgcTGAACTTGAGAGTGATGTACTGAATGCTCTCACCTCTATGTTCCCTTCTCTTTACCCCATtggccctctcccttcatttttAAACCAAAGTCCACAGAATCACTTGGCTTCTCTAGGTTCCAATCTTTGGAAGGAAGATACTGAGTATCTTGAATGGCTTAAATCCAAGGAACCAAAGTCTGTTGTTTATGTGAACTTTGGTAGCATCACAGTTATGTCTCCAGAGCAACTTTTGGAGTTTGCTTGGGGTTTGGCCAACAGCAAGAGACCCTTTTTGTGGATCATTAGGCCTGACCTTGTCGTGGGTGGCTCAATGATTTTATCATCTGAGTTTGTCAATGAAACTTTAGATAGAGGCCTAATAGCAAGCTGGTGTCCACAAGAGGAAGTGCTGAACCACCCTTCAATTGGTGGATTCTTGACTCATTGTGGATGGAACTCAACAATTGAAGGCATTTGTGCTGGTGTGCCAATGCTGTGTTGGCCACTTTTTGCTGATCAGCCAACTAACTGTAGACACATTTGCAAAGAATGGGGCATTGGGATTGAAATTAACACCAATGCGAAGAGAGAGGAGGTGGAGAAACAGGTCAATGAATTGATGGAGGgagagaaaggaaagaagatGAGGCAAAAGGTCATGGAGTTGAAGAAGAAGGCAGAGGAGGGCACCAAACTAGGTGGTCTTTCACACATTAACTTGGACAAAGTGATTTGGGAAGTgctgcttaaaaaaaattag